acccagagtggaaggttgtaaaactgggaagacgaaagacaaagcgttttagaggagacatggatggatggggccatggtggtggcagagaaatggggaacaaccaattccaagagcctactgagagatcacattgtggagagtgcggtgtaacagggcacaacacaagaaggtgtacgacgcgaaagaagaagtccaaaaacaatgattccaggtcaagccaaccaagtcctagccaaccaagttcTAGCCAACtaagttcaagccaacaagggacgggtcaaggaagcacgagccaacaagggacgagtcaagcaagcacaacccaacaagttcctactcaacatgttcctagccgacttgggcttactagaggacgtggtgctagaggcagtggtAGGTGGTGCTAGAGGCAAGGGTGGGATAGGTcatggtggtgctagaggcaggggtgggataggtggtggtggtgctagaggcagtggtgggataggtggtggacttattaggattggtatgcgtggatacctacgaggaccatttccgtatgtcacatatttgacttatctttatcatgttgtttttattctcctttgtgtgttattttactaactatgagctttgatgcctattttgtaggtatggccgcttctcaacccaacaaggcaaaagcggagtggggggaggagaaggatgcagccagtgaggagcagcggttgatggagagggctgcaaagaagttgagagaggaggatgcagcCGAAGCacgaaagaagaaggatgaggagcataAGGCAAGGATGGATGAGGAGTGGCAAATGGAACTTCAGCGCATGAgatatgaggctaggataaaggagaatgacaggaagacgctagagaaacgtaaaaaagaatatgaagctaactttaagaagatgATGGCAGAGGGCGCAACAAAGAGAGAGCGAGAGCATCAACGCTTCACGGAGAGGGttaaggaagaggcttcaaaaatgcgcaaaagggaagaggaagaggaagaagagaggaagaagaagaagggaaaggggccttgctcgacccaaTAGAGACGGATGCTTCTATTCTCATGCGCGCTTTCATCTTCGAaccctatgtgttgttgaaccctATTTGCTGTTGAACCTTGTTCGCTTGCGCGCTTTCTTACTatgaaactccactatgtatgcacttttggacGTATGTTCTTTAAGAACCCtatgtatgtttgaactccaccCTCTTTGTGTTGTATATTTGAACTCCTCAAGCACTATTTGTGATGTATATTTGAACTCCTCTCAAGCACTATGTGCTGCAGTTTTCAGCATgcgggaaagaagacgtggaaattttggcgggaacggaggagggaaaggtggcgggaaagggtgtgctcaaaatttggggggaacggaggagggaaaggtggcgggaaagagtGTGCTTAAAGGttccagcaggttttcacatgtgtggcgcctaagccttaggcgcaacacatgtgcaacgcccaaggcttaggcgccacacatgtgaaaacctgctggaaGCTGAATTTTGACAGCAATACAACTTTTTCACAGCATATATTTTGACATCATATATTTTGACAGAAATTTAAAACATATGTGCAACACAAACAACAGAAGTGCAACACCAACAAGTGCAAATGATTGTTCACAAGtgcaacatcaacaccaacacaAGTTCACAGCTCCTAATGGTTCACAACACCAagtaaatggttcacaactccaaatggttcacaacaaaagtaaaatggttcacaacacaagtgcaacaccaacAAGTGCAAATGATTGAAAACTACAAATGGCTCCGGTTCACATCTTGGCGCCTCGTCTCCTCTTAGAAACTAGCTTCTTTCTTCTCGAAACTACAAATTGCTCCGGGTCATccgactcatcgtcatcgtcatcgtcatcgtcatcgtccatgcttctcatacttgacaaacgagagccccCGACGACCGAGTTCtttcctttcgcataatcatctggtgagtaccgcctaaattccttcctaggcttcaacatgtaagcggagcgtcggaaagccttcaacgtcatcCCGTCCGCAAcctaatacatatgaaggttgaaagttcaaaGTTGAAGGTTGAAAGTGCGCAATGTTttatggctatgtcatacctcaggagtgtcaacatcatcctctacagtatttctttgggtattagctgccgaggtaatgtcaccatcgtccatacgagcgccgaagaagctgaatcgtctagagtatttctttcggatgaaccggatctcgaaggtgaaacatattcagggtcacggcaacctaaaatgttggataggcgccgtaacttcttgccctgttcctgttagattcaaatataaatgacatatataaggtaccgtatgttgcattcgtgggcaaaataataataatgacacaacacctttatgaaaaaacgaagtgcagattctcccttttttcctccaggTGTCTTCTCTAGAATATCTTCAGActcatcagcttgtttcttgacctctttgcgctatgatcacaagacaatgacatgcaagtgaataggtgtactagcattcatacttaacataggtgagcacacttaccacaaagttcaggacaggggcgaaggaagtttggtacccctcgcgaattaacttgttgtaatcgccttgggcaagtgcatcgtactcagtgggttcttccaata
This genomic stretch from Hordeum vulgare subsp. vulgare chromosome 6H, MorexV3_pseudomolecules_assembly, whole genome shotgun sequence harbors:
- the LOC123406060 gene encoding vicilin-like seed storage protein At2g18540; this encodes MAASQPNKAKAEWGEEKDAASEEQRLMERAAKKLREEDAAEARKKKDEEHKARMDEEWQMELQRMRYEARIKENDRKTLEKRKKEYEANFKKMMAEGATKREREHQRFTERVKEEASKMRKREEEEEEERKKKKGKGPCSTQ